A DNA window from Microcystis aeruginosa NIES-843 contains the following coding sequences:
- the ndhK gene encoding photosynthetic/respiratory NAD(P)H-quinone oxidoreductase subunit K: MSPNPTSEFKQIIEQQSEKILNPIERTKVTQDLSENVILTTVDDLYNWARLSSLWPMLYGTACCFIEFAALIGSRFDFDRFGLVPRSSPRQADLIITAGTITMKMAPALVRLYEEMPEPKYVIAMGACTITGGMFSSDSTTAVRGVDKLIPVDVYIPGCPPRPEAIIDAIIKLRKKVANESIQERGTVLQQTNRYYSTTHKMQATEPILTGKYLQSATRQAPPKELLEATGMPVPPALLTTKQKEEI; the protein is encoded by the coding sequence ATGAGTCCCAACCCTACCAGCGAATTTAAGCAAATTATCGAACAACAAAGCGAAAAAATCCTCAATCCCATCGAACGCACCAAAGTTACCCAGGATTTATCGGAAAATGTCATCCTCACCACCGTTGATGACCTGTATAACTGGGCGCGTTTGTCAAGTCTTTGGCCGATGCTATACGGTACAGCTTGCTGTTTTATCGAGTTCGCGGCCTTGATTGGTTCCCGTTTTGATTTCGATCGCTTTGGTTTAGTTCCCCGTTCTAGTCCCCGGCAAGCCGATTTAATCATCACTGCCGGTACAATCACCATGAAAATGGCCCCCGCTTTGGTGCGTCTGTATGAAGAAATGCCGGAACCTAAATACGTTATCGCCATGGGTGCCTGTACGATTACGGGGGGAATGTTCAGCAGTGACTCCACCACTGCGGTTAGAGGGGTAGATAAACTTATCCCCGTGGATGTCTATATACCCGGTTGTCCCCCTCGTCCGGAAGCGATTATCGATGCGATTATTAAACTGCGGAAAAAAGTCGCTAACGAATCTATTCAAGAACGCGGGACTGTCCTCCAGCAAACCAATCGTTATTACAGCACTACCCACAAAATGCAGGCCACGGAACCGATTCTTACGGGTAAATATCTGCAATCAGCCACCCGTCAAGCACCTCCGAAAGAGTTGCTAGAAGCCACCGGTATGCCTGTTCCCCCCGCTCTTTTGACCACGAAACAAAAGGAAGAAATCTAA
- the ndhC gene encoding photosynthetic/respiratory NAD(P)H-quinone oxidoreductase subunit C, with protein MFVLKGYEYFLGFLLACSLVPILSLTASKVLRPSGGGPERRTTYESGMEPIGGAWIQFNIRYYMFALVFVVFDVETVFLYPWAVAFNQLGLLAFVEALIFIAILVVALVYAWRKGALEWS; from the coding sequence GTGTTTGTCCTCAAAGGTTACGAGTATTTTCTAGGATTTCTGCTTGCTTGCAGTTTAGTACCAATCCTATCCCTAACTGCCTCCAAAGTCCTGCGGCCTAGTGGTGGTGGTCCGGAAAGACGCACCACTTATGAATCGGGGATGGAACCGATCGGCGGTGCTTGGATTCAGTTTAACATTCGTTATTATATGTTTGCCCTCGTTTTCGTGGTTTTTGACGTGGAAACCGTCTTTCTCTACCCTTGGGCAGTAGCTTTCAATCAATTGGGCCTATTAGCTTTTGTAGAAGCACTGATCTTTATTGCTATCCTTGTGGTTGCTCTCGTCTATGCTTGGCGAAAAGGAGCCTTAGAATGGTCATAA
- a CDS encoding NAD(P)H-quinone oxidoreductase subunit J translates to MTEETTAIVQAGPTSIWLSENGFEHQALEADHSGVELIKVEADFLIPLATALYAYGFNYLQCQGAYDLGPGKELVSFYHLVKVTDNVDSPVEVRLKVFLPRDNPRVASVYWIWKAADWQERESYDMFGIIYEGHPHLKRILMPEDWVGWPLRKDYVSPEFYELQDAY, encoded by the coding sequence ATGACTGAAGAAACGACAGCTATTGTGCAAGCTGGCCCCACTTCGATTTGGTTAAGCGAAAATGGTTTTGAGCATCAAGCTTTAGAAGCTGACCATAGTGGTGTGGAATTGATTAAAGTAGAAGCAGACTTTTTAATTCCTCTGGCCACTGCTTTATACGCTTATGGCTTTAATTATCTCCAATGTCAGGGTGCTTACGATTTGGGACCGGGGAAAGAATTAGTTAGTTTCTATCATCTGGTCAAAGTAACCGATAATGTCGATAGTCCCGTGGAAGTGCGCTTAAAAGTCTTTCTTCCCAGAGATAATCCCCGGGTTGCCTCGGTTTACTGGATTTGGAAAGCAGCTGACTGGCAAGAACGAGAAAGTTATGATATGTTCGGCATTATTTATGAAGGACATCCCCACCTGAAACGGATTTTAATGCCGGAAGATTGGGTCGGTTGGCCTCTACGCAAAGATTACGTTTCTCCCGAATTCTACGAACTACAGGACGCTTACTAA
- a CDS encoding RNA-guided endonuclease InsQ/TnpB family protein — MLVVEAKLKNGTPEQYHQLDEAIKTSQFVRNSCVRYWRFNQGTTRNDLQKLCAVLANNKETPWVNKLNSQARQSAADRAWQSINRFYQNCHAKIPGEKGFPRFKKPSRSVEYKLTGYKLSEDRRKIRFTDGFKAGEFDLWCSQKTLVYYSDQQIKRVRVVRRADGYYCQFLIDVERQEYHEPTGQITGIDLGLKEFYTDAQGNTVENPRYLRKSEKRLKKAQRRLSKRFRKGKKQSNNYHKQRIKVARLHLKVSRQRKDKAIKDALALVQSNDLVVYEALKVRNLVKNRKLAKSISDASWYQFTEWLNYFAKIYRIVCIAVPPHFTSQDCSVCGTRVQKTLSTRTHQCPNCQTVLDRDHNAAINILKKGLKYLGNHLNGTVGQTETDPNALGESGLWILNGDIENLSCLVEQGISDSDLERISRHSVA; from the coding sequence GGTTCAATCAAGGGACAACCCGTAATGATCTCCAAAAACTTTGTGCTGTACTAGCTAACAATAAAGAGACCCCTTGGGTTAATAAATTAAACTCTCAAGCTCGTCAATCGGCTGCTGATAGAGCCTGGCAATCAATTAATAGGTTTTACCAGAATTGTCATGCCAAGATACCAGGGGAAAAGGGTTTTCCCCGATTTAAAAAACCTAGTCGTTCGGTTGAATACAAACTAACGGGCTACAAACTATCTGAGGATCGACGTAAAATCAGATTTACTGACGGTTTTAAAGCAGGAGAATTTGATTTATGGTGTAGTCAAAAAACCTTAGTTTATTATTCAGATCAACAGATTAAACGGGTAAGAGTTGTTAGACGTGCCGATGGTTATTATTGTCAGTTTTTGATTGACGTAGAACGGCAAGAATACCATGAACCAACGGGACAAATAACAGGAATTGACTTAGGTTTAAAGGAATTTTATACCGATGCCCAAGGTAATACTGTAGAGAATCCACGTTATTTAAGAAAGTCAGAAAAACGACTGAAAAAAGCACAAAGGAGATTATCAAAACGATTTCGCAAAGGAAAGAAACAGTCTAACAACTATCACAAGCAACGGATAAAAGTAGCTAGGCTTCATCTTAAGGTATCAAGACAACGTAAAGACAAAGCAATTAAAGACGCTTTGGCGTTAGTCCAGTCTAATGATCTGGTAGTCTATGAAGCTTTAAAGGTAAGAAACTTAGTCAAAAACCGTAAGCTTGCCAAGTCGATTTCTGATGCTTCTTGGTATCAATTCACCGAATGGTTGAATTATTTTGCCAAGATTTATCGGATTGTTTGTATTGCTGTTCCTCCCCATTTTACTAGCCAAGATTGTTCAGTTTGTGGGACGAGAGTTCAAAAAACCTTAAGCACTAGAACTCATCAATGTCCTAATTGTCAAACAGTCTTAGATAGGGATCATAATGCAGCAATAAATATTCTTAAAAAAGGGTTGAAATATTTGGGAAATCATCTCAACGGTACTGTTGGGCAAACAGAAACCGACCCAAACGCCTTGGGAGAGTCCGGCCTCTGGATTCTTAATGGAGACATTGAGAATCTAAGCTGTCTCGTTGAACAAGGAATTTCCGATAGTGATCTGGAAAGAATCTCCCGTCACAGCGTAGCTTGA